Proteins co-encoded in one Setaria viridis chromosome 9, Setaria_viridis_v4.0, whole genome shotgun sequence genomic window:
- the LOC117838038 gene encoding alcohol dehydrogenase-like 7: MENHGPKPIRCKAAVCRAAGEPLAIEEIVVDPPKAYEVRIRVVCTSVCHSDVTFWRMKDFPGVFPRIFGHEAFGVVESVGEHAEGFAAGDAVVPTFLGQCSECVDCRSPRSNMCSRFRFAVRPGMLRDGATRFADAQGRPLHHFLGVSSFAEYTVVDVNHVVKVSPDMPPALACLLSCGASTGVGAAWKLAKVEPGSSVAIFGLGAVGLAVAEGARICGASKIIGVDINPDKQELGKKFGVTHFINPKELGEKPVNQAIIEMTDGGADYCFECIGLAVLMEEAFLSTRDGWGKTIILGVEMHGAPLSIPSRQILHGKTVIGSMFGGVKPKQDIPILADKYLNKELELDKFITHEVGLNDINEAFDLLLQGKSVRCTIWMNK, translated from the exons ATGGAGAACCATGGCCCCAAGCCCATCCGATGCAAAG cggccGTGTGCAGGGCCGCCGGGGAGCCGCTGGCCATCGAGGAGATCGTCGTCGACCCGCCCAAGGCGTACGAGGTCCGGATACGGGTCGTCTGCACGTCGGTCTGCCACAGTGACGTCACCTTCTGGCGCATGAAG GATTTTCCCGGCGTTTTCCCAAGAATATTTGGCCACGAAGCTTTCGG GGTGGTGGAGAGCGTCGGAGAGCACGCGGAGGGGTTCGCGGCGGGCGACGCGGTGGTGCCGACGTTCCTGGGGCAGTGCAGCGAGTGCGTGGACTGCCGATCGCCGCGGAGCAACATGTGCTCCAGGTTCCGGTTCGCAGTGCGCCCGGGGATGCTGCGCGACGGCGCCACCCGGTTCGCCGACGCGCAGGGCCGCCCGCTCCACCACTTCCTGGGCGTCTCCAGCTTCGCCGAGTACACCGTCGTGGACGTCAACCACGTCGTCAAGGTCAGCCCGGACATGCCGCCGGCACTCGCCTGCCTCCTCAGCTGCGGCGCCTCCACTG GGGTTGGAGCAGCATGGAAGCTGGCGAAAGTTGAGCCTGGATCTTCGGTCGCGATCTTTGGCCTCGGCGCCGTAGGATTGGCG GTAGCCGAAGGAGCGAGGATTTGTGGGGCGTCAAAGATAATCGGCGTAGATATAAACCCTGACAAACAGGAACTTG GGAAGAAGTTCGGCGTGACACATTTCATCAATCCAAAAGAACTTGGTGAGAAACCTGTCAACCAG GCGATAATCGAGATGACTGACGGTGGTGCGGACTACTGCTTCGAGTGCATCGGGCTGGCGGTGCTGATGGAGGAAGCATTCCTGAGCACCCGAGAT GGTTGGGGCAAGACGATCATTCTTGGAGTGGAAATGCACGGAGCTCCTCTCTCCATACCTTCTCGGCAGATCCTCCACGGGAAAACTGTCATCGGTTCCATGTTTGGAGGGGTGAAGCCTAAGCAGGACATTCCCATCCTCGCCGATAAGTACCTGAACAAG gagctggagctggacaAGTTCATAACCCATGAAGTTGGCCTCAACGACATCAACGAGGCTTTTGACCTGCTGCTTCAGGGGAAGAGTGTCAGGTGCACTATATGGATGAACAAGTGA
- the LOC117838036 gene encoding uncharacterized protein encodes MQQIRPDMEMQQVVQLRGELRKVRDERDRAHRVLEVTDEWKSLASANDRTTIEALEAELRASRESEKRMLDSLALQSKQLELTKISLEEAKLEIASQREAVRRLESATPRTPVSTPRSRHDRDLQRVHGELRVALAAEEKSKKAMEEFVMALKEVNAELHTARQQLARAQHEAEMGRLESDRLHMSAKRKDERLRALSDEVARLRAEAEESFAAWRGKEAGFTACMKSTEAELAESRRENARLLESQRSWRGEVAKLRDILKQAVRDTKVAKEALEEARAENALLRTMLGDRDTAVKRTKQELECLRMSEAAARDSVKELQSMLLATSASPTAAAAAAAAGKPDAEESPSPRAIRVGPPGLEKYPSDSKIMPPAGITRPRRMSETFEGSAYDIFGSMDDQKGDLGVFSGMPRLPGRRRVVLRKVGSLFRWKSFTNK; translated from the coding sequence ATGCAGCAAATCCGGCCGGACATGGAGATGCAGCAGGTCGTCCAGCTCCGTGGCGAGCTACGCAAGGTGCGCGACGAGCGGGACCGCGCGCACCGCGTCCTGGAGGTTACCGACGAGTGGAAGTCGCTGGCCTCGGCCAACGACCGCACCACGATAGAGGCGCTCGAGGCCGAGCTCAGGGCGTCGCGGGAATCCGAGAAGCGGATGCTCGACTCGCTGGCGCTGCAGTCGAAGCAGCTCGAGCTCACCAAGATCTCGCTCGAGGAAGCCAAGCTCGAGATCGCGTCGCAACGGGAGGCCGTCAGGCGGCTGGAGTCCGCCACTCCCAGGACCCCCGTCTCGACGCCACGGAGCCGGCACGACCGCGACCTGCAGAGGGTTCACGGCGAGCTCCgggtggcgctggcggcggaggagaagagCAAGAAGGCGATGGAGGAGTTCGTGATGGCGCTCAAGGAGGTGAACGCGGAGCTGCACACGGCGAGGCAGCAGCTGGCGCGCGCGCAGCACGAGGCGGAGATGGGCCGGCTGGAGTCCGACCGTCTGCACATGTCGGCGAAGCGCAAGGACGAGAGGCTCCGGGCGCTGTCCGACGAGGTGGCGCGGCTccgcgccgaggccgaggagtCGTTCGCGGCGTGGCGGGGCAAGGAGGCCGGGTTCACGGCGTGCATGAAGTCGACGGAGGCCGAGCTCGCCGAGTCCCGGCGCGAGAACGCGCGGCTCCTCGAGTCGCAGCGGTCGTGGCGGGGCGAGGTCGCCAAGCTCCGGGACATCCTGAAGCAGGCCGTCAGGGACACCAAGGTGGCCAAGGAAGCGCTGGAGGAGGCGAGGGCCGAGAACGCGCTGCTCAGGACCATGCTCGGCGACAGGGACACCGCCGTCAAGCGCACCAAGCAGGAGCTCGAGTGCCTCCGCATGAgcgaggccgcggcgcgcgaCAGCGTCAAGGAGCTGCAGAGCATGCTCTTGGCCACGTCGGCGAGCCCtaccgccgcagccgcagccgccgcggcggggaagCCGGACGCGGAGGAAAGCCCGTCGCCGCGTGCGATAAGGGTAGGGCCGCCGGGGCTGGAGAAGTACCCGTCGGACTCGAAGATAATGCCGCCGGCCGGGATCACGCGGCCGCGGCGCATGTCGGAGACCTTCGAGGGGTCGGCGTACGACATCTTCGGCTCCATGGACGACCAGAAGGGCGATCTCGGCGTGTTCTCAGGCATGCCGAGGttgcccgggcggcggcgggtggtccTGCGCAAGGTCGGCAGCTTGTTCCGGTGGAAGAGCTTCACGAACAAATAG
- the LOC117838043 gene encoding uncharacterized protein isoform X1 → MTSTRDLVIASLSAAAGAAAAAAALRFMSSCTTSSVRPQNLSLATNGSAAQRPPKQSPFDPTKREGYISWDDYFMAIAFLSAERSKDPNRQVGACLVSQEGIILGIGYNGFPRGCSDDKLPWAKKSANGDPLETKYPYVVHAEVNAILNTNHASAAGQKLYVTMFPCNECAKIIIQSGVSEVIYFVEKRIDNSAHVYVASHKLLSMAGVKVRKHQPQMAHIPIKFQEP, encoded by the exons ATGACCTCGACGAGGGACCTAGTCATAGCCTCTCTCTCAGCTGCGgctggcgccgctgccgccgccgcggcactgCGCTTCATGTCTTCCTGCACGACATCCTCCGTCAGGCCCCAGAACCTGTCCCTCGCCACCAACGGATCTGCCGCCCAGCGACCGCCTAAGCAGTCGCCCTTCGATCCCACCAAGAGGGAAGG GTATATCTCCTGGGACGATTACTTCATGGCGATCGCCTTCCTTTCGGCTGAGCGGTCCAAGGATCCTAATCGGCAG GTTGGAGCATGCTTGGTTAGCCAAGAGGGAATAATCCTAG GAATTGGCTACAATGGCTTCCCAAGAGGTTGTTCTGATGACAAGCTTCCTTGGGCAAAG AAATCTGCAAATGGAGATCCATTAGAGACAAAATATCC CTATGTTGTTCATGCTGAAGTTAACGCAATTCTAAATACAAATCATGCTTCAGCAGCTGGACAG AAATTATACGTCACCATGTTCCCATGCAATGAATGTGCCAAGATTATCATTCAG TCAGGCGTATCTGAGGTCATCTACTTCGTCGAGAAAAGGATTGACAACTCAGCTCATGTTTATGTCGCCTCTCACAAGTTGTTATCGATGGCTGGTGTCAAG GTTAGAAAGCATCAGCCGCAGATGGCACATATACCGATCAAGTTCCAGGAGCCATGA
- the LOC117838043 gene encoding uncharacterized protein isoform X2, with product MAIAFLSAERSKDPNRQVGACLVSQEGIILGIGYNGFPRGCSDDKLPWAKKSANGDPLETKYPYVVHAEVNAILNTNHASAAGQKLYVTMFPCNECAKIIIQSGVSEVIYFVEKRIDNSAHVYVASHKLLSMAGVKVRKHQPQMAHIPIKFQEP from the exons ATGGCGATCGCCTTCCTTTCGGCTGAGCGGTCCAAGGATCCTAATCGGCAG GTTGGAGCATGCTTGGTTAGCCAAGAGGGAATAATCCTAG GAATTGGCTACAATGGCTTCCCAAGAGGTTGTTCTGATGACAAGCTTCCTTGGGCAAAG AAATCTGCAAATGGAGATCCATTAGAGACAAAATATCC CTATGTTGTTCATGCTGAAGTTAACGCAATTCTAAATACAAATCATGCTTCAGCAGCTGGACAG AAATTATACGTCACCATGTTCCCATGCAATGAATGTGCCAAGATTATCATTCAG TCAGGCGTATCTGAGGTCATCTACTTCGTCGAGAAAAGGATTGACAACTCAGCTCATGTTTATGTCGCCTCTCACAAGTTGTTATCGATGGCTGGTGTCAAG GTTAGAAAGCATCAGCCGCAGATGGCACATATACCGATCAAGTTCCAGGAGCCATGA
- the LOC117838044 gene encoding uncharacterized protein, whose protein sequence is MRRSEWEDRCKRHPEHRVSKGVCPYCLRDRLAHLSASSSATTTTRASSSSATTSPYSSGGGCSPPPHHAALSADVSSVHVVGGAASDGASFVNVAAFSQPLMPTAARKQAAGRQESAKGSNNKGEVKTKKKSGKKKKIGRFLSRLVGAEKRRQPGDGDGGELFHSKTMKEKTASKWVFF, encoded by the coding sequence ATGCGGCGGTCGGAGTGGGAGGACCGGTGCAAGCGGCACCCGGAGCACCGGGTGTCCAAGGGCGTCTGCCCCTACTGCCTCCGCGACCGCCTCGCGCACCTCTCGGCCTCCTCGTCCGCGACCACCACTacgcgcgcctcctcctcctcggcgaccACTTCCCCGtactcctccggcggcggctgctccccgccgccgcaccacgcCGCGCTCTCGGCCGACGTCAGCTCGGTCCacgtcgtcggcggcgcggcctcCGACGGCGCCTCCTTCGTCAACGTCGCCGCCTTCTCGCAGCCGCTGATGCCAACAGCTGCCAGGAAGCAGGCCGCAGGGAGGCAAGAATCGGCGAAGGGGAGTAATAATAAGGGGGAGgtgaagacgaagaagaaaagcggcaagaagaagaagatcggcAGGTTCCTGTCGAGGCTCGTCGGGGCGGAGAAGCGGCGGCagcccggcgacggcgacggcggcgagctctTCCACTCCAAGACCATGAAGGAGAAGACGGCGTCCAAGTGGGTATTCTTCTGA
- the LOC117838041 gene encoding homeobox-leucine zipper protein HOX13, with protein sequence MKRQSKRPASSNESTEAGEKLAFAEDEAQALTARNMEHDDADLDDVDDDEDELAGGRAARPACGLGEKKRRLAMEQVRALERCFETDNKLDPDRKARIARDLGLQPRQVAVWFQNRRARWKTKTLERDFAALRARHDALRADCDALRRDKDALAAEIRELRQKLSSRPETAVKLEEAVANEAAEERQAKVGAAVCKDGSSDSDSSVVFNDVEASPYSGAAFEQPGLLGFGPPFLDTSAATTGCSPLPMFETKWQQGPTYPYDSYKAGGGYGFTEEWLASSDVIGSDGAVSFFSEEHASSLNFGWCASGTEAWE encoded by the exons ATGAAGAGGCAATCGAAGAGGCCCGCCAGCAGCAATGAATCCACAGAAGCAG GGGAGAAGCTGGCGTTCGCGGAGGACGAGGCCCAGGCCCTAACGGCGCGCAACATGGAGCACGACGACGCCGACCTCGACGacgtggacgacgacgaggacgagctagccggcggccgcgcggcgcggccggcgtgcGGGCTGGGCGAGAAGAAGCGGCGCCTGGCGATGGAGCAGGTGCGCGCGCTGGAGCGATGCTTCGAGACGGACAACAAGCTGGACCCGGACCGCAAGGCCCGCATCGCGCGCGACCTCGGCCTGCAGCCGCGCCAGGTCGCCGTCTGGTTCCAGAACCGCCGCGCACGCTGGAAGACCAAGACGCTCGAGCGCGACTTCGCCGCGCTGCGCGCCCGCCACGACGCCCTCCGTGCCGACTGCGACGCGCTGCGCCGCGACAAGGacgccctcgccgccgag ATACGGGAGCTGAGGCAGAAGCTGTCCAGCAGGCCGGAGACGGCGGTGAAGCTCGAGGAGGCCGTCGCCAATGAGGCCGCAGAGGAGCGCCAGGCGAAGGTCGGCGCGGCGGTCTGCAAGGACGGCTCCTCGGACAGCGACTCGAGCGTGGTGTTCAACGACGTTGAGGCGTCGCCGTACTCCGGCGCGGCGTTCGAGCAGCCTGGATTGCTCGGGTTCGGTCCGCCGTTCTTGGACacgtcggcggcaacgacgGGCTGCTCGCCTCTCCCCATGTTCGAGACCAAGTGGCAGCAGGGGCCGACGTACCCATACGACTCGTacaaggccggcggcggctatGGCTTCACGGAGGAATGGCTCGCCAGCTCGGACGTGATCGGCAGCGACGGCGCGGTCAGCTTCTTCTCCGAGGAGCACGCCTCCAGCCTCAACTTCGGCTGGTGCGCGAGCGGCACCGAGGCCTGGGAGTGA